From the Flavimarina sp. Hel_I_48 genome, one window contains:
- a CDS encoding secondary thiamine-phosphate synthase enzyme YjbQ: MEFFQKEIALAARNRGFHLITSEITSQFHEIGKITLGQLQVFIKHTSAGLTINENADPSVRTDFESHINKMIPENAPYYVHTLEGPDDMPAHIKASLMGSSVTLPITNGKLNLGTWQGIYLCEHRNHGGKRRLVLTAFGS, translated from the coding sequence ATGGAATTTTTTCAAAAGGAAATAGCACTTGCCGCAAGAAATCGGGGTTTTCACCTTATTACTTCAGAAATCACCTCACAATTCCATGAGATAGGAAAAATCACTTTGGGTCAATTGCAGGTTTTCATAAAGCATACATCCGCCGGATTAACCATTAATGAAAATGCAGATCCCAGTGTTCGTACAGATTTTGAAAGCCATATCAATAAAATGATTCCTGAGAATGCTCCTTATTACGTGCACACCTTAGAAGGTCCTGATGACATGCCAGCGCATATCAAGGCATCGCTTATGGGAAGCTCCGTGACCTTGCCCATAACTAACGGCAAACTCAATCTGGGCACCTGGCAAGGCATTTATCTCTGCGAGCATCGTAATCATGGAGGGAAAAGACGTTTAGTCTTAACTGCCTTTGGCAGCTAA
- a CDS encoding Cof-type HAD-IIB family hydrolase, producing the protein MDLAQVRLVVSDMDGTLLNKDGKVSDRFFSLYEELLDLDVHFIAASGRQYFSIIDKLEPIKDGITVIAENGGISQRKNEVLLTMSLNRDTVKLLIEKIRGLEDAHMVLCGKRQAYVESDHSEFLSIFPEYYVRYEKVEDLMQVVEDDEFFKIAVYSFKGSENSTFPAFKNDDRDIKVKVSAENWLDISDTKTNKGKALKHVQKLLGITKEETLVLGDYNNDLEMMEEAHFSYAMQNAHPNILQAARFQTKSNNEEGVEDVLEELIAAKKKALAAKGS; encoded by the coding sequence ATGGATTTAGCACAGGTACGGTTAGTCGTAAGCGATATGGATGGGACGCTTCTTAATAAAGATGGAAAGGTAAGTGACCGCTTTTTTTCACTTTATGAAGAGCTACTTGATCTGGATGTACATTTTATCGCCGCAAGCGGAAGACAGTATTTCAGCATTATTGATAAATTGGAGCCTATAAAAGACGGGATTACCGTAATTGCTGAAAATGGTGGGATTTCACAGCGCAAAAACGAGGTTCTACTTACCATGTCGCTCAATAGGGATACCGTCAAATTGTTGATAGAAAAAATACGTGGATTAGAAGATGCGCACATGGTTCTCTGCGGGAAGAGACAAGCCTACGTAGAATCAGACCACTCTGAATTTTTATCCATCTTTCCAGAATATTACGTGCGATATGAAAAAGTAGAAGATCTTATGCAAGTTGTTGAAGATGACGAATTCTTTAAGATTGCGGTCTACAGTTTTAAAGGTTCAGAAAATTCTACTTTTCCAGCCTTTAAAAATGATGATAGAGATATAAAAGTTAAAGTTTCTGCAGAAAACTGGCTGGACATTTCAGATACTAAAACAAATAAGGGCAAGGCGCTTAAACATGTTCAAAAACTTCTTGGTATTACAAAAGAAGAAACGCTCGTGTTAGGAGATTACAACAATGATCTTGAAATGATGGAAGAAGCGCATTTTAGCTACGCGATGCAAAATGCGCATCCCAATATACTGCAAGCGGCTCGTTTTCAAACCAAAAGTAATAACGAAGAAGGCGTTGAAGACGTTCTCGAAGAGCTTATTGCGGCGAAGAAAAAAGCATTAGCTGCCAAAGGCAGTTAA
- the gldJ gene encoding gliding motility lipoprotein GldJ — protein MNRNLVQRTFVVGLSALLLTACGRKNDYKNSSRATGWSINDRDGGFQANTDYKEQEAAPGLVFVEGGTFTMGRVQDDVMYDWNNNPTQQHVQSFYMDETEVTNLMYLEYLDYLKKVFPPTEANYRNIYYGALPDTLVWRNRLGFNETMTENYLRHPAYREYPVVGVSWIQAVEFSNWRTNRYNELLLEREGYTAKGAKYTYDAEATFDTDTYLQAPTLAYGGNDSITRGGRESERREKMNTPRSTNDSDSTAASNIYVQMSDGIISTTKYRLPTEAEWEYAALGLIGLREYNAYRGRKKYPWDGSYTRSGNRRTRGDQLANFKQGAGDYGGIAGWSDDNADITAEIKSYAPNDYGLYDMAGNVSEWVADVYRPIIDDEFNDFNYYRGNVYTKNAINEDGSVKVLTTSEIVYDTLENGKIVARNLPGQILQVPITEDDTYMRTQFTESDNRDYRDGDKQSSRNFQGYDENADRMYDSPINNVSSQDGEMVRNYDKNNNRTTLIDNEVRVYKGGSWRDREYWLDPAQRRYLPQTMATDDIGFRNAMSRVGSKSTSNKTPRN, from the coding sequence ATGAATAGAAATCTTGTTCAAAGAACCTTTGTTGTAGGCCTTTCGGCACTTTTACTTACAGCATGTGGTCGCAAAAATGATTACAAAAATTCCTCAAGGGCAACCGGATGGAGCATTAATGATAGGGATGGAGGTTTTCAGGCGAATACAGATTATAAGGAGCAGGAAGCTGCCCCAGGTCTTGTTTTTGTAGAAGGAGGAACATTTACAATGGGACGTGTTCAGGACGATGTAATGTACGACTGGAACAACAATCCCACGCAACAGCACGTACAGTCTTTTTATATGGATGAGACAGAGGTGACCAATCTCATGTACCTTGAATATCTTGATTATCTAAAGAAAGTATTCCCCCCCACAGAGGCTAATTATAGAAATATTTATTACGGTGCCCTTCCTGATACATTGGTATGGCGTAACCGTCTTGGCTTCAATGAGACCATGACCGAAAATTACCTGCGACACCCGGCATATCGCGAATATCCCGTCGTTGGAGTAAGCTGGATACAGGCTGTTGAATTCAGTAACTGGAGAACAAACCGTTATAACGAACTTTTGTTAGAGCGTGAAGGCTATACGGCAAAAGGTGCGAAATATACCTACGATGCCGAGGCAACTTTTGATACAGATACGTATTTACAGGCGCCTACCCTAGCTTATGGAGGTAATGACTCTATTACCCGTGGAGGAAGGGAATCTGAACGTCGTGAAAAAATGAACACTCCACGTTCAACAAACGATTCTGACTCAACTGCGGCTAGTAATATCTATGTTCAAATGAGCGATGGTATTATCTCTACCACAAAATACAGACTTCCTACGGAAGCAGAATGGGAATACGCAGCTCTAGGTCTTATAGGACTACGTGAATACAACGCATATAGAGGACGTAAAAAATATCCATGGGATGGTTCTTACACCAGATCTGGAAACCGTAGAACACGCGGCGATCAATTGGCAAACTTTAAACAAGGCGCCGGTGATTATGGTGGGATTGCAGGTTGGTCTGATGATAATGCAGACATCACGGCTGAAATAAAATCATACGCCCCTAACGACTACGGACTTTATGATATGGCCGGTAATGTTTCTGAATGGGTTGCAGACGTTTATCGCCCCATTATTGATGATGAATTCAACGATTTCAATTATTATAGAGGTAACGTTTATACGAAGAACGCTATCAATGAAGATGGTAGTGTAAAAGTATTGACCACCAGTGAGATCGTTTATGATACGCTTGAAAACGGAAAAATCGTTGCCCGCAACCTTCCTGGACAGATTTTACAGGTTCCCATTACAGAGGATGACACGTATATGAGAACCCAGTTCACCGAAAGTGATAACCGTGACTACAGGGATGGTGACAAACAGTCCTCGCGCAATTTTCAGGGTTACGATGAGAATGCTGACCGTATGTATGATTCTCCCATCAATAATGTAAGCAGTCAGGATGGGGAAATGGTTCGCAATTATGATAAAAACAATAACCGTACTACCCTTATTGATAATGAAGTTAGGGTTTACAAAGGTGGCTCCTGGAGAGATAGGGAATATTGGTTAGACCCTGCGCAACGTCGCTATCTACCTCAAACCATGGCTACAGATGATATTGGTTTTAGAAATGCAATGTCCCGTGTAGGTTCTAAATCCACTTCTAATAAAACACCAAGGAATTAA
- the porU gene encoding type IX secretion system sortase PorU, with amino-acid sequence MKKKILIFLVFLSIGINHAQTRRFAITWEEKMNVSTDQKPIYVPGFDAANFSYDAMEGLRYYAQWEETGSFTNPTITGIVSEPISASQLQDLDISIIPNKVQFTHGRSRARGVSYAWAGIAPIYKDNGILKRVTAFTVGFSAQRSNQKQAINTLNVTNSVLASGDFFKFYIDKTGVFKLDKQFLESLGMNVNAIDPNALKIYGNGGEMLPLLNMDNTVFDPRENSIKVVGGNDGSFDTGDYILFYGVGTRGFNEESLTHINAYDDRSYYFITAGGSTGKRITTMQQPQGSATQQITTFDDYQFHEEDNENLVKLGRRWFGERFDFQNEQDFVFDFPNLVAGQPVKVRAYAAAISESPTGMNVSVNGQSLTTLNFSPISDAILAQARSYDSFYNPAGNPGIGVSSSEITVNLSYSNGGNPSSRGYLDFIALQAERELRGAGAQLAFQKNTTINASGVAEYVLQDAAQFSEIWEVTDPFAIKTAENTGNLPVFSFKSAVGVLRKFVAVNPDDFYVPLRENGNTRLTNQNLKGTIFNGNGGFQDIDYLMVTSDLLRPQAERLAQHNRDIRGLNVKVVTIDEIYNEFSSGHADIGAIRNFVRYVYENASSEARRLRYLCLFGDTSIDYKDRIPGNNNIVPTFNTYNSFSQATSYMSDDYFGSLDPFEGIIEDGSPIGSGGRDRLDIAVGRIIADTPQLANQVVNKIINYDLDDSFGRWRNNFVLVSDDVDVSWEFTELESTLDALGDDIQREKPFVNVVKIHSDSYQQESSAGGDRYPEVNLAIADALEVGTLVLNYLGHGSEDTLASEFIFTRANAQALNNGTRLPVIVTVTCEFTRFDNPTRPAAGEELFWNADGGAVGLVATTRQISVRLGVNFNRVLAGNLFSFGTNTIRSVAENLRETKNMINDSKRRVIFFIGDPAMKLAFPQPSIRLTTINDVPLTQAVDTLKALSKVKLGGEVINAGGQRIPNYNGTLSATVYDKYIDRQTLGNDGTRGANGNLLILDFKSLGTILYRGQASIDNGGFNFDFVVPKDALIPTGNGRVSLYAKRENQLEDQTGANQQIIVGGLNENAPEDNTGPLIKLYMNDESFVNGGVTNTSPFLLVQLEDDNGINTASGIGHDLVAILDGNETEPIILNDFYESDVDNFNLGKALRKLRDLEPGLHTVSVKAWDTYNNSSTADLQFVVAGDDNIQLENVLNYPNPFVNYTEFWFNHNRPYEPLDVQVQIFTISGKVVKTINRNVMTTGFLSREITWDGRDDFGDKIGKGVYVYKITVKSTLTNKKVEKFEKLVIL; translated from the coding sequence ATGAAAAAAAAGATACTGATTTTTTTAGTCTTCCTTTCTATTGGCATAAACCATGCGCAAACAAGGCGTTTTGCGATAACCTGGGAAGAAAAAATGAACGTATCTACAGATCAGAAACCTATCTATGTACCTGGTTTTGACGCAGCCAATTTCTCCTACGATGCCATGGAAGGTTTGCGCTATTATGCGCAATGGGAGGAAACCGGCAGTTTTACAAATCCCACAATAACCGGCATTGTAAGTGAGCCTATTAGTGCAAGTCAATTACAGGATCTCGATATTTCTATTATCCCCAATAAAGTTCAATTTACCCATGGGCGTTCGCGAGCCCGGGGTGTTTCCTACGCATGGGCGGGTATAGCCCCTATATATAAAGACAATGGTATTCTTAAACGGGTCACGGCATTTACCGTTGGCTTTTCCGCGCAGCGAAGCAATCAAAAGCAAGCCATTAATACGTTAAACGTAACCAATTCTGTGCTGGCCAGTGGGGATTTTTTCAAGTTCTATATTGATAAAACAGGGGTTTTTAAGTTGGATAAACAGTTTCTGGAAAGCCTGGGAATGAATGTGAACGCGATAGATCCAAACGCATTGAAAATTTATGGGAATGGCGGGGAAATGCTACCGCTCTTAAATATGGACAATACCGTTTTTGATCCCAGGGAAAACAGCATCAAAGTAGTGGGCGGTAACGATGGCTCTTTTGATACGGGCGATTATATTTTGTTTTACGGGGTTGGAACACGTGGTTTTAATGAAGAAAGCCTCACGCACATAAATGCCTACGATGACCGCTCTTATTATTTTATTACCGCAGGCGGAAGTACAGGTAAACGCATAACGACCATGCAACAACCACAAGGGTCTGCAACGCAGCAGATCACGACTTTTGACGATTATCAATTCCATGAAGAAGATAATGAGAACCTCGTGAAACTGGGTCGCCGTTGGTTTGGGGAGCGCTTTGATTTTCAGAACGAACAGGATTTTGTTTTTGATTTCCCTAATCTCGTTGCCGGTCAGCCGGTGAAGGTAAGGGCTTATGCTGCGGCGATTTCAGAATCCCCTACGGGCATGAATGTTTCCGTAAATGGTCAAAGTTTAACCACTTTAAACTTTTCTCCCATAAGTGATGCGATCCTTGCCCAGGCCAGGAGCTATGATTCTTTTTACAATCCAGCAGGAAATCCGGGTATAGGTGTGTCTTCCTCAGAAATTACCGTGAACCTGTCCTATAGCAATGGTGGCAATCCATCCAGTAGGGGATATCTTGATTTCATCGCCCTGCAGGCGGAACGCGAATTGCGTGGTGCAGGTGCCCAGCTAGCTTTTCAGAAAAATACTACCATTAATGCATCTGGTGTGGCAGAATATGTGCTGCAAGACGCCGCGCAATTTTCCGAAATATGGGAAGTTACTGATCCTTTTGCCATAAAAACGGCTGAAAATACAGGTAATTTACCGGTTTTTAGCTTTAAATCTGCGGTAGGTGTTCTGCGAAAATTTGTCGCTGTAAATCCAGATGATTTTTATGTTCCATTACGTGAAAACGGCAATACAAGGCTCACAAATCAGAATCTAAAAGGAACGATTTTTAATGGTAACGGCGGTTTTCAGGATATTGATTATCTTATGGTCACGAGTGATTTGCTTCGGCCGCAGGCCGAAAGACTTGCGCAGCATAACCGGGATATCAGAGGATTGAATGTAAAGGTAGTTACCATTGACGAGATTTATAACGAGTTTAGTTCTGGTCATGCAGATATAGGTGCCATACGTAATTTTGTGCGCTATGTTTATGAGAATGCCTCTTCTGAAGCCAGGCGCTTGCGTTATCTGTGTTTGTTTGGTGATACTTCGATAGATTACAAGGATAGGATTCCCGGCAACAATAACATAGTTCCCACCTTCAATACGTACAATAGTTTTTCACAGGCCACCAGTTATATGAGCGATGATTATTTTGGCTCACTGGATCCCTTTGAAGGTATTATTGAGGACGGAAGTCCCATAGGCAGTGGCGGTCGCGATAGGTTGGATATTGCGGTGGGCAGGATCATAGCAGACACTCCACAGCTCGCCAATCAAGTTGTGAACAAAATCATCAATTACGATCTGGACGATTCCTTTGGCCGCTGGCGGAATAATTTTGTTCTTGTTTCTGATGATGTGGACGTCTCCTGGGAATTTACCGAACTTGAAAGTACGTTAGATGCCCTTGGCGATGATATACAGCGTGAAAAACCTTTTGTAAATGTGGTGAAAATTCACAGTGATAGTTACCAGCAGGAATCTTCAGCCGGTGGGGATCGCTATCCTGAAGTAAATCTTGCCATTGCAGATGCACTGGAAGTGGGGACACTTGTACTGAATTATTTGGGTCACGGCAGTGAAGATACCCTCGCTTCAGAATTTATTTTTACCAGGGCCAATGCGCAAGCGCTAAATAACGGGACAAGATTGCCGGTAATTGTTACCGTGACCTGTGAATTCACGCGTTTTGATAATCCTACACGTCCTGCCGCAGGTGAAGAATTATTCTGGAACGCTGACGGTGGTGCCGTGGGTCTTGTGGCGACAACCAGGCAGATTTCGGTAAGGTTAGGGGTTAATTTTAATAGGGTGCTGGCAGGGAATTTATTTTCCTTTGGTACAAACACCATTCGCAGCGTTGCCGAAAACCTTCGGGAAACAAAAAACATGATCAATGATTCTAAGCGCAGGGTGATTTTTTTCATAGGCGATCCCGCAATGAAACTGGCATTTCCACAGCCCAGCATTCGGCTTACCACGATAAACGACGTTCCTCTCACGCAAGCCGTAGATACCCTTAAGGCACTGAGCAAAGTAAAGTTGGGCGGGGAGGTAATCAACGCGGGTGGCCAGCGCATACCCAATTATAACGGTACGCTTTCCGCAACCGTTTATGATAAATATATAGACCGCCAGACGCTGGGCAATGACGGTACGCGCGGTGCAAATGGGAATCTTTTGATCCTTGATTTCAAATCCCTGGGGACGATTTTATACCGCGGGCAGGCCTCTATAGATAATGGTGGTTTCAACTTTGATTTTGTGGTGCCCAAAGATGCGCTCATACCTACGGGGAATGGGCGGGTAAGCTTATATGCGAAAAGGGAAAACCAACTGGAGGATCAAACGGGTGCCAATCAACAAATCATTGTAGGCGGACTCAACGAAAATGCCCCTGAAGACAATACTGGTCCGCTGATTAAACTTTACATGAATGATGAAAGTTTTGTCAATGGAGGTGTTACAAATACATCACCTTTTTTACTGGTGCAACTGGAGGATGATAATGGAATAAATACGGCCAGCGGGATAGGACATGACCTGGTGGCAATCTTAGACGGTAATGAAACAGAGCCTATCATTCTCAATGATTTTTATGAAAGTGATGTTGATAATTTCAATTTAGGAAAAGCGCTGCGCAAATTAAGGGATCTTGAACCGGGATTGCACACTGTAAGCGTAAAAGCCTGGGACACCTATAATAACTCATCTACGGCAGATCTTCAGTTTGTCGTGGCGGGAGATGACAATATACAATTAGAAAACGTGCTCAATTATCCCAATCCTTTTGTGAATTACACAGAGTTTTGGTTCAATCATAACCGGCCATATGAGCCGCTTGACGTGCAGGTTCAGATTTTTACAATTAGTGGTAAGGTGGTCAAAACAATCAATAGAAATGTGATGACCACAGGCTTTTTATCACGGGAGATAACCTGGGATGGTCGGGATGATTTTGGAGATAAAATAGGTAAAGGTGTATATGTATACAAGATTACCGTTAAATCTACGTTAACCAATAAAAAGGTTGAAAAATTTGAGAAACTTGTAATCCTCTAA
- the porV gene encoding type IX secretion system outer membrane channel protein PorV translates to MKKSLLLFALIGIIGANTSNAQEVTGSRVITTGVPFLTIAADARAAGMGDQGVATSPDAYSQQWNPAKYAFIEQQQGVGVNYTPYLSQLVNDIFLGQVTYYNRLDEKSAIGASLRYFSLGEIEARQNPDELGLLLKPNEFTLDVSYALRLSERFSLAVAMRYLRSDLKLQVDSDDASAAGSFGVDIAGYYQSEEVPVSDFYGRWKGGFNISNIGPKIKYDDAGQENFIPTNMKLGGGFDFILDPYNTVSLGLELNKLLVPSPQDFNGDGTIDSEDAREYQDIGFFSGMFQSFGDAPDGFSEELKEFTWSLGAEYVYDDAFSLRTGYFNESDLKGSRKFATLGLGFKYTTIDIDVSYLFSTSSVRNPLENTLRFGITFGFGNEYSEY, encoded by the coding sequence ATGAAAAAATCACTATTACTTTTTGCCCTTATCGGTATCATAGGAGCTAATACTTCTAACGCTCAAGAAGTTACCGGAAGCAGGGTTATTACCACAGGTGTTCCCTTTTTAACCATTGCCGCAGATGCACGCGCTGCCGGTATGGGAGATCAGGGGGTGGCTACCAGTCCTGATGCATATTCCCAGCAATGGAACCCAGCGAAATACGCTTTTATAGAACAACAGCAGGGAGTAGGTGTGAACTATACGCCTTATTTGAGCCAGCTGGTAAATGATATATTCCTTGGGCAGGTTACGTATTACAATAGATTGGATGAAAAGAGTGCCATAGGAGCAAGTTTGCGTTATTTTAGTTTAGGTGAAATTGAAGCGAGACAAAATCCTGATGAACTGGGACTTTTGTTGAAACCAAATGAATTTACGTTAGATGTATCTTATGCGTTGCGACTAAGTGAGCGCTTCTCTCTTGCTGTCGCTATGCGTTATTTACGTAGTGATCTAAAACTACAGGTAGATAGTGACGATGCAAGTGCAGCAGGATCCTTTGGTGTGGATATCGCTGGTTATTACCAGTCTGAAGAAGTTCCCGTAAGTGATTTTTATGGTCGCTGGAAAGGGGGTTTCAATATTTCCAATATCGGACCAAAAATCAAGTACGATGATGCTGGTCAGGAAAACTTTATTCCCACGAATATGAAACTGGGTGGTGGATTTGACTTTATTTTAGATCCTTATAATACCGTAAGTCTTGGCCTTGAATTGAACAAATTATTAGTGCCATCTCCGCAGGATTTTAATGGCGACGGAACCATAGATTCAGAAGATGCCCGTGAATATCAGGACATCGGCTTCTTTAGCGGAATGTTTCAATCCTTTGGAGATGCTCCAGACGGTTTTAGCGAGGAACTTAAAGAATTTACCTGGTCCCTGGGAGCAGAATACGTTTACGATGATGCTTTTAGCCTTCGTACCGGTTATTTCAATGAGAGTGATCTGAAAGGTTCACGTAAATTCGCAACATTAGGTCTTGGCTTTAAATACACAACCATAGATATTGACGTTTCTTATTTGTTTTCTACTTCTAGCGTGCGCAATCCTTTGGAAAATACCCTTCGTTTTGGTATTACCTTTGGTTTTGGAAATGAATACTCAGAGTATTAA
- a CDS encoding cytidine deaminase, with protein sequence MKKIEIATTLAVYDSLDELPEDVQYLMQRSFKARDAAYAPYSSFHVGAAILLENGEVLSGSNQENASYPSGLCAERTAIYYAGANYPDIAIKTMAISAKAMGKSTTKPVPPCGACRQAIAEYEVRQKQPIVLYFMGDAGQVFKSESLENLLPLLFTQDYL encoded by the coding sequence ATGAAAAAAATAGAGATTGCCACAACGCTTGCTGTTTATGACTCCCTTGATGAACTTCCGGAGGATGTTCAATATCTAATGCAAAGGTCTTTTAAAGCGAGGGACGCTGCTTATGCACCCTATTCCAGTTTTCATGTGGGAGCGGCTATCTTACTTGAAAACGGAGAGGTTCTTTCCGGAAGCAATCAGGAAAATGCTTCGTATCCTTCTGGACTTTGTGCAGAGCGTACGGCAATTTATTATGCTGGGGCAAATTACCCTGACATTGCGATAAAGACCATGGCGATCTCTGCAAAAGCGATGGGCAAATCAACTACAAAGCCAGTTCCTCCCTGTGGTGCTTGCCGTCAGGCCATTGCAGAGTATGAAGTCAGGCAAAAACAGCCCATAGTACTTTACTTTATGGGGGACGCTGGTCAGGTTTTCAAAAGTGAATCCCTGGAAAATCTATTACCACTTTTATTTACTCAGGATTATTTATAG